One genomic segment of Fischerella sp. PCC 9605 includes these proteins:
- a CDS encoding ABC1 kinase family protein produces MFLTQTVPRQREIIEVLFRNGWDYMRRLLTGGKADEPQLPTPAVLKNILVDLGPVYVKLGQLLSTRPDLLSAAYIEELSTLQDEVPPVAWAEVEVLIRKQLKQSLEETFTTINPVPVAAGSIAQTHRATLKNGREVALKVQRPGIDIVVNQDIALIQGIADLVARTEFGQTYEIKSIAEEFTKALEAELDFTREADYTDQLRRNLSESRWFDPNQIVVAEIYWDLTTPKLMVMEWLDGVPLLSASLSSENGKNPAAERKRVTTLLFRAFFQQLYVDGFFHADPHPGNIFYLKDGRIALIDCGMMGRLDPRTQQILTEMLLAIVDLDAQRCAQLTLQLADSTQPVILARLENDYDRMLRKYYNLSLSQMNFSQIIYELLQVARNNKIRLPSNMGLYAKTLANLEGVARSFNPELNFIDEIQPLLTDLFRRQLFGETPVRSLLRTALDLKSLSLQSPRQIELLLDRVTSETLQWNLTVRGLDSLRRTTDEAANRLSFSILVGSLIMGAAILSSNPRTAELSFLSNVLFATASLLGLWLIISILRSGNLR; encoded by the coding sequence ATGTTCCTCACTCAAACTGTTCCCCGTCAAAGAGAAATCATCGAAGTCTTATTCCGCAATGGCTGGGATTACATGCGAAGATTGCTCACAGGCGGTAAAGCCGATGAGCCTCAGCTACCCACACCAGCAGTTTTAAAAAATATCTTGGTAGATTTGGGGCCTGTCTATGTCAAACTAGGCCAGCTACTTTCTACTCGTCCAGACCTACTTAGTGCAGCTTACATTGAGGAACTATCAACCCTGCAAGATGAAGTACCGCCAGTTGCCTGGGCAGAAGTAGAAGTACTCATCCGCAAACAACTAAAACAATCTCTAGAAGAAACCTTTACCACAATTAATCCTGTGCCAGTGGCAGCTGGCTCGATCGCTCAAACACACCGAGCTACACTCAAAAATGGTCGGGAAGTCGCGCTGAAAGTGCAACGTCCAGGAATTGATATTGTCGTTAACCAGGATATTGCCTTAATTCAGGGTATTGCCGATCTAGTAGCACGTACCGAATTTGGGCAAACCTACGAAATCAAATCCATTGCTGAAGAATTTACCAAAGCACTCGAAGCAGAATTAGATTTTACCCGCGAAGCAGATTATACCGACCAGTTGCGACGCAATTTATCTGAGAGTCGCTGGTTCGATCCCAATCAAATAGTAGTTGCAGAAATTTACTGGGACTTAACCACACCCAAATTAATGGTGATGGAGTGGCTAGACGGTGTACCACTGCTGTCGGCAAGTCTGAGCAGCGAAAACGGTAAAAATCCTGCCGCAGAGCGAAAAAGAGTTACTACTTTACTATTTCGCGCCTTCTTTCAACAACTATATGTAGATGGGTTCTTTCACGCCGATCCCCATCCAGGGAATATTTTTTATCTCAAAGATGGTCGCATTGCCCTGATCGATTGTGGGATGATGGGACGCCTCGATCCCCGCACACAGCAGATTTTGACAGAAATGTTGTTGGCAATAGTCGATTTAGACGCTCAGCGTTGCGCGCAGTTAACTTTGCAGCTTGCAGATTCTACTCAACCAGTGATTTTGGCTCGTCTCGAAAATGATTATGACCGAATGCTGCGGAAGTATTACAACTTGAGCTTGTCGCAAATGAATTTCAGTCAGATCATTTATGAGCTACTGCAAGTTGCCCGTAACAATAAAATTCGCTTGCCCAGCAATATGGGTTTATATGCGAAAACCCTGGCTAATTTAGAGGGAGTGGCACGCTCATTTAACCCAGAACTTAACTTTATAGATGAAATTCAGCCATTGCTGACAGACTTGTTCCGTCGCCAACTGTTTGGGGAAACTCCGGTGCGATCGCTCTTGAGAACAGCACTGGATCTCAAAAGTCTCTCTTTACAATCTCCCCGGCAAATTGAATTGCTGTTAGATCGAGTGACCTCGGAAACACTCCAGTGGAATTTAACCGTACGCGGTCTAGATAGCTTGCGCCGAACCACAGATGAAGCTGCCAATCGGCTGTCTTTTAGCATTCTAGTAGGTTCACTAATTATGGGTGCAGCAATTCTTTCTAGTAATCCCCGAACAGCAGAACTATCTTTTTTAAGTAATGTATTATTTGCTACCGCTAGTTTGTTAGGTTTATGGTTGATTATCAGTATTTTGCGATCGGGTAATTTACGTTAA
- the murJ gene encoding murein biosynthesis integral membrane protein MurJ, which yields MTEEQKVSRSLVGIAGIVAVATIISKVVGLARQVAIGAAFGTGAVADAYSFAYIIPGFLLILLGGINGPFYSAIVSVLAKRKKEEAAPLVETMTTLVGGVLLVVTVFLAIFAGHIIDLTTPGLEKRLDGQLVKAIATQQLQIMSPMAVLAGLIGIGFGTLNVANQYWLPSISPLLSSITVVIAMAFLGLQLGDKIYAPENLMYGGAVLAFGTLAGALLQWLVQLVAQARVGMGSLRLRFDFNQPGVREVMKIMLPATFSSGMLYINWQINSIFASFIPAAASGLNYANLLVQTPLGVISNVVLVPLLPIFSRLTDPNDWHELKLRIRQGLILSAFTMLPLGALMIALSNPIVRVVYERGAFNQAASDMVSSLLIAYGVGMFVYLGRDVLVRVFYALGDGDTPFRISLFNIFLNIFLDWIFIKSFGAPGLVLATVGVNLSSTLMLLWLLDRRLNGLPWREWSVPILGLTVASVVGGFVSYGSLVVCQRLLGADGLLTQLLQLAISGLIGLVVFGAIATQMKLPEVSVFVNRLRQRFLKR from the coding sequence GTGACTGAAGAACAAAAAGTCTCTCGTTCTCTAGTTGGAATTGCTGGCATTGTTGCTGTTGCCACAATTATTAGTAAAGTTGTAGGTTTAGCACGACAAGTCGCTATTGGTGCAGCTTTTGGTACTGGTGCCGTTGCTGATGCCTATAGCTTTGCTTACATTATTCCTGGATTTCTGCTGATTTTACTTGGTGGGATTAACGGGCCCTTCTACAGTGCGATCGTCAGTGTTTTAGCCAAACGCAAGAAAGAAGAAGCAGCCCCGTTGGTAGAAACGATGACCACCCTTGTTGGTGGTGTGCTGCTAGTTGTTACCGTTTTTTTGGCAATCTTTGCCGGACATATCATTGACTTAACTACACCAGGGTTAGAAAAACGTCTAGATGGGCAGTTGGTGAAAGCGATCGCCACTCAACAACTCCAGATCATGTCACCAATGGCTGTCCTCGCAGGATTAATTGGTATCGGTTTTGGCACGCTCAATGTGGCTAATCAGTACTGGCTACCCTCAATTAGCCCTTTGCTATCAAGTATTACAGTTGTGATCGCAATGGCTTTTCTGGGGCTGCAATTAGGTGATAAAATATACGCACCAGAAAATCTCATGTATGGTGGTGCAGTATTAGCATTCGGAACTCTAGCAGGTGCGTTGCTGCAATGGCTCGTGCAGTTAGTAGCGCAAGCACGGGTTGGTATGGGTTCATTGCGCCTGCGATTTGATTTTAATCAGCCGGGAGTCAGAGAAGTAATGAAAATCATGCTCCCAGCGACTTTTTCCTCTGGGATGCTCTACATAAACTGGCAGATAAATTCTATTTTCGCTTCCTTCATTCCCGCTGCTGCCTCTGGCTTAAATTATGCCAACTTATTAGTACAAACCCCTTTGGGGGTAATTTCCAACGTCGTTTTAGTTCCCCTGCTACCGATATTTTCTCGACTTACCGATCCCAATGACTGGCATGAATTAAAATTACGCATTCGCCAAGGACTGATCCTTTCCGCTTTTACCATGCTGCCCTTGGGTGCTTTGATGATAGCTCTATCAAATCCGATTGTGCGTGTAGTATACGAGCGCGGAGCATTCAATCAAGCTGCCTCTGATATGGTATCTTCTCTGCTGATTGCTTACGGTGTGGGGATGTTTGTTTACTTGGGGCGTGATGTCTTGGTACGGGTATTTTATGCTTTGGGCGATGGTGATACACCTTTTCGCATCAGCCTGTTTAACATCTTTCTCAATATCTTCTTAGATTGGATTTTCATCAAATCTTTTGGCGCTCCTGGTTTGGTGTTAGCAACGGTAGGGGTGAATTTGAGTTCCACATTGATGCTTTTATGGTTACTCGATCGCAGGCTGAATGGTTTACCCTGGCGAGAATGGAGTGTACCGATTTTGGGTTTGACTGTTGCTAGTGTAGTAGGAGGTTTTGTCAGCTACGGTTCTCTTGTAGTTTGTCAAAGATTGTTAGGTGCAGATGGTTTGCTGACTCAACTGTTGCAGTTGGCTATATCTGGTTTGATTGGTTTGGTAGTTTTTGGTGCGATCGCCACTCAAATGAAATTACCAGAAGTGAGTGTTTTTGTTAATCGTCTGCGTCAGCGGTTTTTGAAGAGATGA
- a CDS encoding acyl-CoA dehydrogenase gives MINLLYPAIITPTLIFLFLLLGYIGVPLWAWSLYFATVLVASNAPLWIWILFGTVAIVLNIPFLRKTLITSPLIYGIKKFNILPKISDTERAAIEAGTVWVDGEFFSGKPNFQRMNSEPYPQVTPELQAFLDGPVEQVCRMASDWEIYRRKDLPPEVWDYLKQERFFGMMIPKEYGGLGFSNFAYSTVMTKLASRSFTHIATVGVTNSLGPAKLLLRYGTPEQKNYYLPRLARGEEIPCFALTEPNAGSDAASITSEGIVFKGEDGKLYLRLNWKKRYITLGAIATLLGLAFRLRDPENHLGKGENVGITCALIHTDTPGVVLNKRHDPMGVPFYNSPTEGHDVVVSIDQIIGGVEQAGQGWKMLMQTLAAGRGISFPASCTGVGKLVARVTGAHATVRQQFGLPIGRFEGIEEPLARIGGLTYLMEAARVYTCGAVDKGEQPAVISAIAKYNLTELSRKIINDGMDIVGGAGICRGPRNLLANIYTATPISITVEGANILTRTMMIFGQGAIRCHPFVYKEIAALNQSDVSAFDSAFWNHIGLMVRNGFRAFLLNISRGYLALSPVKGATARYYRKLEWASATFAFLTDLALFSFGGTLKRREKLTGRFADILSWMYLGTATLRRFEAEGCLPEDLPFVHWAMQYAFAQIQQGFEGIFSNMSMPVLAWWWRLNPIGILPSDQLGSEVAHSLQTPGQLRDRLTANIYIPAAVDEALGRLERAFLLSSQVEPILKSIKAASRVGKLPQQRPEKLVAAALEAGVISSEEAEIIREAESVRNDAIQVDAFTLEEYQLEGKRFFERTTRDRKEEMGDFVAVRE, from the coding sequence ATGATTAACCTCCTCTACCCAGCGATTATTACTCCCACGTTGATATTTCTGTTCCTATTGCTGGGTTACATCGGTGTGCCATTGTGGGCATGGTCGCTTTATTTTGCAACAGTACTGGTAGCAAGCAATGCACCGCTTTGGATTTGGATACTGTTCGGTACGGTAGCTATCGTGTTGAATATACCGTTTTTGCGGAAAACATTAATCACTTCACCACTAATTTACGGTATAAAAAAATTCAATATCTTACCAAAAATTTCTGATACCGAACGGGCAGCGATTGAAGCGGGGACTGTTTGGGTAGATGGCGAGTTCTTTTCTGGTAAACCAAATTTCCAACGCATGAACAGCGAACCTTATCCTCAGGTTACACCAGAACTTCAGGCATTTCTGGATGGCCCAGTAGAGCAAGTTTGTCGCATGGCAAGTGATTGGGAAATTTACCGACGTAAGGATTTACCACCCGAAGTGTGGGATTATCTCAAACAAGAGCGCTTCTTCGGGATGATGATTCCTAAAGAGTATGGTGGTTTGGGCTTTTCCAACTTCGCCTACAGTACCGTGATGACAAAGTTAGCGTCGCGTTCTTTCACCCATATCGCTACTGTTGGCGTCACAAATTCCTTGGGGCCGGCTAAGCTGTTGCTGCGTTATGGTACGCCGGAACAGAAAAATTATTATTTACCACGCCTAGCAAGGGGAGAAGAAATTCCTTGTTTTGCGCTAACCGAACCGAATGCTGGGTCAGATGCGGCAAGTATTACGTCGGAAGGCATAGTGTTTAAGGGTGAAGATGGCAAGCTTTATCTACGTTTGAATTGGAAGAAACGTTATATCACCTTGGGTGCGATCGCCACTCTCCTCGGACTAGCTTTTAGACTGCGCGACCCGGAAAATCACTTAGGCAAAGGAGAAAATGTAGGTATTACATGCGCTCTAATTCATACTGATACACCTGGTGTAGTGTTGAACAAACGCCACGATCCAATGGGCGTACCTTTCTACAATTCCCCCACGGAAGGACATGATGTAGTTGTCTCTATTGACCAGATTATTGGTGGTGTAGAACAGGCTGGCCAGGGTTGGAAAATGCTTATGCAGACCTTGGCGGCAGGTCGAGGTATCAGTTTTCCTGCTAGCTGTACGGGAGTTGGCAAACTAGTAGCAAGAGTTACAGGCGCTCATGCTACGGTGCGGCAGCAATTTGGTTTGCCCATCGGTCGTTTTGAGGGGATTGAGGAACCCCTGGCGCGGATTGGCGGTTTGACTTACTTAATGGAAGCAGCGCGCGTTTATACCTGCGGTGCGGTAGATAAGGGTGAACAGCCTGCGGTAATTTCTGCGATCGCCAAATACAATCTGACAGAACTCTCGCGCAAAATCATCAATGATGGTATGGATATTGTGGGAGGTGCGGGAATTTGTCGAGGGCCGAGAAACCTATTGGCAAATATTTATACAGCTACTCCTATTTCTATTACCGTTGAAGGGGCGAATATCCTCACCCGCACGATGATGATTTTTGGTCAGGGGGCGATTCGCTGTCATCCCTTTGTCTATAAAGAAATTGCCGCCCTTAATCAGTCGGATGTCAGCGCCTTTGATAGTGCTTTTTGGAATCACATCGGCTTGATGGTGCGTAATGGTTTCCGCGCGTTTCTCCTCAATATTTCCCGTGGGTATTTGGCTTTGTCTCCGGTCAAAGGAGCGACAGCTAGATACTACCGCAAACTGGAGTGGGCATCTGCAACTTTTGCCTTTCTTACCGACCTTGCTCTCTTCAGCTTTGGTGGTACGCTGAAGCGACGGGAAAAGTTGACCGGACGGTTTGCTGATATTCTGTCATGGATGTATCTGGGAACTGCTACCCTGCGTCGCTTTGAGGCGGAAGGTTGCTTACCAGAAGATTTGCCCTTTGTTCACTGGGCAATGCAATATGCCTTTGCTCAAATTCAGCAAGGCTTTGAGGGTATTTTCAGTAATATGTCTATGCCAGTACTTGCTTGGTGGTGGCGACTAAATCCGATTGGCATCTTGCCTAGTGACCAACTTGGTAGCGAAGTTGCCCACAGCCTCCAAACTCCAGGACAGTTACGAGACAGACTCACCGCAAATATTTATATTCCTGCTGCTGTGGATGAAGCATTAGGGCGCTTGGAACGTGCTTTCCTTTTATCATCCCAAGTTGAGCCTATTCTCAAATCTATCAAAGCTGCCAGTCGTGTCGGTAAGCTGCCACAGCAAAGACCAGAAAAGCTAGTTGCAGCAGCACTAGAAGCAGGGGTGATTAGTTCCGAAGAGGCTGAAATAATTCGCGAGGCAGAGTCTGTTCGCAATGATGCGATTCAAGTGGATGCGTTTACGTTGGAGGAGTATCAGCTAGAAGGTAAGAGATTTTTTGAACGAACCACAAGGGACAGGAAGGAAGAAATGGGCGATTTTGTAGCGGTAAGGGAGTAA
- a CDS encoding helix-turn-helix domain-containing protein translates to MKVTKTISIDVPDLGAKIKAAREADPRSLKAICKAVGMSQMNWYRIEDEKQSLPIEKLRKIEEVLGIDFGVNFEGNTDV, encoded by the coding sequence ATGAAAGTTACAAAGACAATCTCAATCGATGTTCCTGATTTGGGAGCAAAAATCAAGGCAGCTAGAGAAGCAGATCCGCGCTCACTCAAGGCTATTTGTAAAGCTGTCGGAATGTCTCAGATGAACTGGTATCGAATCGAAGATGAAAAGCAATCCCTCCCCATAGAAAAGCTTCGCAAAATCGAAGAAGTGCTGGGGATTGACTTTGGTGTAAATTTTGAAGGAAATACAGATGTGTGA
- a CDS encoding ABC transporter ATP-binding protein — protein sequence MPIIEAQNLSKVYPVAVKEPGIVGTITHFFRRTYREIKAVQDVSFEIAAGEVVGFLGPNGAGKTTTLKMLTGLIHPSSGKVTVAGHVPYRRQEAFLQKITLVMGQKQQLLWDLPAMDSLRINAAVYNISDREFRKRVGELTEMLSLEGKLNQPVRKLSLGERMKAEILAALLHHPQVLFLDEPTLGLDVNAQVGVRDFLREYNRRYQATVLLTSHYMADITALCQRVLLIHQGKLMYDGSLDELLEKFAPYREVHVELMQPLSKQRLMFYGDVQNLDGRMVCFMVQQEELTRTVSRILADLDVIDLTVTEPPVEEVIGRVFQAGVVSS from the coding sequence ATGCCGATAATCGAGGCTCAAAACTTGAGCAAAGTTTATCCTGTTGCTGTTAAAGAACCAGGCATTGTTGGGACAATCACCCACTTTTTTCGCCGCACCTACCGCGAAATCAAAGCTGTTCAAGATGTTTCTTTTGAAATTGCAGCTGGGGAGGTGGTGGGATTTTTAGGGCCGAATGGTGCTGGTAAAACTACTACACTGAAAATGCTTACGGGACTAATTCATCCCTCTAGCGGTAAAGTCACAGTCGCAGGACACGTCCCCTATCGTCGCCAAGAAGCATTTTTGCAAAAAATCACCCTGGTGATGGGACAAAAGCAGCAATTGCTTTGGGACTTACCAGCTATGGATTCTTTAAGGATCAACGCTGCTGTTTACAATATTAGCGATCGCGAATTTCGCAAGCGAGTAGGTGAATTAACCGAGATGCTCTCTCTAGAAGGCAAGCTGAATCAACCAGTACGCAAATTGTCTTTAGGTGAGCGTATGAAAGCAGAAATTTTGGCAGCACTTTTACACCATCCCCAAGTGCTGTTTCTAGATGAACCAACCCTAGGACTAGATGTTAATGCTCAGGTAGGGGTACGCGATTTCTTACGCGAATATAATCGGCGTTATCAAGCCACAGTGCTGTTAACTAGCCATTACATGGCAGACATTACCGCATTATGTCAACGAGTGCTGTTAATTCACCAAGGTAAGTTGATGTATGATGGCAGCCTAGATGAACTGCTGGAAAAGTTTGCGCCTTATCGAGAGGTTCATGTGGAGTTAATGCAACCTCTATCAAAACAAAGACTCATGTTCTATGGTGATGTACAAAATTTAGACGGACGGATGGTGTGCTTTATGGTGCAGCAAGAAGAACTGACACGCACCGTCTCGCGGATTTTAGCAGATTTAGATGTGATTGATTTAACGGTGACTGAACCACCAGTGGAAGAAGTGATTGGGCGAGTGTTTCAAGCGGGAGTGGTTAGTAGTTAG
- the yidD gene encoding membrane protein insertion efficiency factor YidD, with protein MAINSIIAYQNYISPHKGFSCPHRLLHGGDSCSDYIKRSLTEQSLTEAVKSSLQRFKDCASASKILTTTTTANNFRCIIIPCCIPL; from the coding sequence ATGGCAATTAACTCTATTATTGCCTATCAAAATTATATTTCTCCCCACAAAGGATTTTCTTGCCCCCATCGTTTATTGCACGGTGGGGATTCCTGCTCTGATTACATCAAACGAAGCTTGACCGAACAAAGTTTGACAGAAGCCGTAAAATCATCTTTACAAAGATTTAAAGATTGCGCTAGTGCTAGCAAAATTCTCACAACTACCACTACTGCAAACAACTTCCGGTGTATTATCATCCCCTGTTGCATACCTCTTTAA
- a CDS encoding mannose-1-phosphate guanylyltransferase encodes MTRPLFPVILAGGKGERFWPLSRRNRPKQFLNLDGSSRSLLQATADRLLPFAGSWENLWVITSSQIAQGVKDQLPELPTNNLLVESQGRDTAAAVAWTSLEIKQRYGDDAVVGFFPADHWIADQDAFARTLYAATELAANTAAIVTLGIKPTFPSTGYGYIEQGERIGCFNDLPAYHVNRFTEKPDRQTAENFLATGRFSWNSGMFIFRAGVVLKELHIHAPEIIEPLEKHGPDIYPQIPKKSIDYALMEKTNLTHVLPVEFGWDDLGDWNAIERLLKKEDAPNVELANHVGLDTQGAIVYASNTDDVIVTIGLDDVVIVRDRNVTLVVKKDRTQEIKQILKTLESDPRFTELL; translated from the coding sequence ATGACTAGACCATTGTTCCCCGTAATTCTTGCCGGTGGTAAAGGTGAGCGTTTTTGGCCCTTGAGTCGCCGAAACCGACCCAAGCAGTTTTTAAATTTAGATGGCAGTTCTAGAAGTCTGTTACAAGCAACCGCTGACCGACTGCTACCATTTGCAGGCAGTTGGGAGAACTTGTGGGTAATTACTTCTAGTCAGATAGCTCAAGGAGTTAAAGACCAACTGCCCGAACTGCCAACTAACAACTTACTGGTCGAGTCTCAGGGAAGGGATACTGCCGCCGCAGTTGCTTGGACAAGTTTGGAAATTAAACAGCGTTATGGAGATGACGCTGTTGTTGGCTTTTTCCCTGCTGACCACTGGATTGCCGACCAGGATGCTTTTGCACGCACATTATATGCAGCAACTGAGCTAGCGGCGAACACAGCAGCGATTGTCACACTGGGGATCAAGCCCACCTTTCCATCAACTGGCTACGGTTACATAGAACAAGGCGAAAGGATTGGTTGCTTTAATGACTTGCCAGCTTATCACGTTAACCGCTTTACTGAAAAGCCTGACCGTCAAACGGCAGAAAATTTCCTTGCTACGGGGCGTTTTAGCTGGAATAGTGGGATGTTTATTTTTCGGGCGGGTGTTGTTCTTAAGGAACTGCATATCCACGCTCCAGAAATCATTGAACCGTTAGAAAAGCACGGCCCTGATATCTATCCCCAGATACCTAAGAAGAGTATAGACTATGCTCTCATGGAAAAAACGAATTTGACACATGTCTTACCAGTTGAGTTCGGTTGGGATGATTTGGGTGATTGGAATGCGATCGAGCGCCTACTGAAAAAAGAAGATGCACCAAATGTGGAACTAGCTAATCATGTAGGATTGGATACACAAGGGGCAATTGTCTATGCCAGCAATACTGATGATGTAATTGTTACCATTGGTCTGGATGATGTAGTTATTGTTCGCGATCGCAATGTCACCCTGGTTGTTAAAAAAGACCGTACTCAAGAAATCAAGCAGATCCTCAAAACTTTAGAAAGCGATCCCCGATTCACGGAACTGCTGTAA
- a CDS encoding DUF6174 domain-containing protein, with product MAVINQSRLQWLAIVILFAISGLALYGDRVLLFNSSTNQLAAAKQKWVTQAVEHYRLSINYFHLNCQQEVEIKNEKVVAVRKNTCSTIPVQTITDLFNQIESKAGGKECGPNGCACDGPLGVDAIYDDQFGYPRQVEIRLQPEKRWLYFNSLNDIFPGRMCTAVGFIDQKITVREFSPIQ from the coding sequence ATGGCTGTGATCAATCAATCGCGCCTGCAATGGCTGGCTATTGTAATATTATTCGCAATTAGTGGTCTTGCACTGTATGGCGATCGCGTATTGTTATTTAATTCTTCTACTAATCAACTAGCAGCAGCAAAGCAAAAGTGGGTTACGCAGGCTGTAGAGCATTACCGTTTGAGTATTAACTATTTCCACCTCAATTGTCAGCAAGAGGTGGAAATTAAGAATGAAAAGGTGGTTGCTGTCCGCAAAAATACTTGCTCAACAATACCCGTACAGACTATTACCGACTTATTCAACCAAATTGAATCAAAGGCAGGCGGCAAGGAATGCGGGCCCAATGGATGTGCGTGTGATGGCCCGTTGGGCGTAGATGCCATTTATGACGATCAATTTGGATATCCGCGTCAAGTTGAAATTAGATTACAACCAGAAAAGCGCTGGTTATATTTCAATTCTTTGAATGACATATTTCCAGGGAGAATGTGTACGGCTGTTGGCTTTATTGACCAAAAGATTACCGTTCGTGAGTTCAGTCCTATTCAGTGA
- a CDS encoding LCP family protein — MVKQVVQIKNQGKSQRVQQSTEEGAAQQQANVSSNLVESVGSIPSQLYYRLGLAMPRWLFWLLTIVVGFTLSGLLVSTLALWTPLWSDIDRTDEELGMGGAEAEKTPLPGEIWNNISEYKLTRPMNILVMGIEPVRGAVNGSPESFAADSDTMLLVRLNPEDKTIRVLSIPRDTMIAIPESKGLTKVSDANAKGGPVLAARVISRTLSNAPIDRYIRISTSGLRQLVDRLGGVEVFVPKPMEYKDSAGKFSINLVSGWQTLNGEQAEQFVRYHETNTGDLERVQRQQALLVALRERLFSPTVLPRLPQLVHIMGKYFDTNLKVEEMMALVNFSLNLERENFQMTMLPGIFSRLSADPNSYWLNLTGRGELLNNYTGVNIGGLKPDGRPLPSLKIAIQNASNQPQLTGKVINSLKQKGFQKVYAVSDWPDQRSETKIIVQKGNRQAAEKLQELLGLGTIEVSSTGDLESDLTIRIGKDWK, encoded by the coding sequence GTGGTTAAACAAGTAGTACAGATCAAAAATCAGGGTAAATCTCAAAGAGTACAACAGTCAACTGAAGAGGGAGCCGCACAACAGCAAGCAAATGTTTCCTCTAACTTGGTAGAGTCAGTGGGTTCTATTCCCAGCCAGCTTTACTACAGATTGGGTTTGGCAATGCCCCGGTGGCTGTTTTGGCTGTTGACTATAGTTGTGGGGTTCACACTGTCAGGGTTGCTGGTATCGACATTGGCACTTTGGACTCCATTATGGAGCGATATAGATAGAACAGACGAAGAATTGGGCATGGGGGGAGCCGAAGCAGAAAAAACACCATTGCCTGGGGAAATTTGGAACAATATTTCCGAGTACAAGCTCACACGCCCGATGAATATTCTGGTGATGGGTATCGAACCAGTTCGCGGTGCTGTGAATGGCTCACCAGAAAGTTTTGCCGCTGATAGCGATACCATGCTACTGGTAAGGCTGAACCCTGAAGACAAAACAATACGAGTGCTTTCGATCCCCAGGGATACCATGATTGCAATTCCAGAATCGAAAGGATTGACTAAGGTATCCGATGCCAATGCTAAAGGAGGGCCAGTATTGGCAGCGCGGGTGATTAGCCGCACTCTAAGTAATGCACCTATAGATCGCTACATCCGTATCTCTACTAGTGGGTTGCGGCAGTTGGTAGATCGATTGGGTGGGGTAGAGGTGTTTGTTCCCAAACCAATGGAATATAAAGACTCTGCTGGCAAGTTTTCGATTAATTTAGTTAGTGGTTGGCAAACTCTCAACGGTGAACAAGCAGAACAATTTGTACGTTACCACGAAACTAACACGGGTGATCTAGAGAGAGTGCAACGGCAACAAGCACTGCTAGTAGCATTACGCGAACGCCTGTTTAGTCCCACGGTTTTACCGAGGTTGCCGCAGTTAGTCCATATCATGGGCAAGTACTTTGACACTAACCTGAAAGTCGAAGAAATGATGGCACTGGTCAATTTTTCTCTCAACTTAGAGCGAGAGAACTTCCAAATGACCATGCTACCCGGTATTTTCAGCCGTTTAAGTGCAGATCCCAATAGCTATTGGCTGAATCTGACTGGAAGAGGTGAGTTGCTAAATAATTATACAGGAGTGAATATCGGTGGTCTGAAGCCAGATGGGCGTCCCCTACCTAGCTTAAAAATTGCTATTCAAAATGCTTCTAATCAACCCCAGCTAACTGGAAAAGTTATTAACTCTCTCAAACAGAAAGGCTTTCAAAAAGTTTATGCTGTGTCAGATTGGCCAGATCAGCGCAGCGAAACTAAGATTATCGTCCAAAAAGGCAACCGCCAAGCAGCAGAAAAACTACAAGAATTACTAGGCTTGGGAACTATTGAGGTATCGTCAACTGGCGATTTAGAATCCGATCTCACTATTAGAATAGGGAAAGATTGGAAATAG